The Paenibacillus sp. FSL H7-0357 nucleotide sequence CGATACAACCAGTTTTCCCCGCTGATTTTGGTAAAAATTATTGAGAAGATCTGCCTCTAGCGGAATAACATCCCCGTAAGTAATCAATTTTTCTTCATCACCATTTCGAAGAGCATCAAGGATCGGTTGAGCCGTTTTCATATGTGTTTTAGCAGTTTGTTTAATCAGTTGAGGTGTAATTTTCTCTACCTCTGCAAAACCAATTAAGGACCATTGAATAAGCATAAAGAGTTTAACAGCAATATCAACAATACCCTGCGACTGGTCATACATCATATCTCTAAGAGAATCGTCCAAAGGCGTATACTCACTGGTAAACTGATACTTCCAAAGCTTTTTAATGAACATCTCCCATTCACGATCGTCTACGGATAAAGGGGTCCATATCATCTCGCCTTGCGACAATCCACGTCGTACCTGCGCAAATTCCTTGGTCAGAATCTGCTGGGCTTTGTGGGTGCCAATTAGTATAACAGGGACTCCAATTTGATTATTTAGCTTGACAAAGAAATTAAGCATTTGTTCGGCGCCACCACTGGCTGCTTTGTTTAGTCGCTGAATTTCATCAATGACCAAAACTCCAAGACCTAACGAAGAGGCAATGAGCGACATCTCAGGTAGAAGCTCATCAGCAGAGCGTCTGCTCTTGTAAAACTTTCTATAAAAATCCGTACCCATAATGACATCTACGGATTGAAAGAAATTAAAGACGAGCGCTTTGATTGATCCGTTATACGGACATTCAAGTTTCAACCATACAATCTGGTGACGTTCAAACCTATGACCGTTATATTCATGGTGTACAATTAATTGAGGGTAGTACGCTAATACACGTTCAACCGATTTTGTTTTCCCAACTCCACTGGTCCCCACAATACTAAACCCAGTCGCCGCTGACGAAAGTACAGGCTTCGTGTAATCATCCTCCCCATCCCACTTTAACTCTGGATATGCGGAGCGTAGTTGTTTCGTCCACTCCGCAGAAAGTGGATTACGCGTGACATAGCCTCCCCTAATCACCCTAGAGATTCTCTGATGCAAATCAAGCTGGTTAGGAGTAGGCTGAATTAAATTGGAAACGCGCTGGACAGCATGTTGACGGTACTCAGGCGCCTGTTCACGTTCGGATTCCAAATACGCAGGTTCAAGCCGAAGCTGAACGGCCGCCTCTTTCGTGCTTAAAATTGGAGGGAGCGCAGCAATATATACATTATGCTGATGCATAGGGTCTAGCGATTCTGTATATCTTGCTATAGCTCTGTTTCCGACAAATGCATGGGTCCCATCTGCTAAAATTTGTTTTTTAATATCATTCATCGAGGTCCTCCAATACATTTAAGAATGTATCACGCTTATTCGTTTTTGGACGTAAAATGTCATTTGTATCTTCCTCTTTGCGCGGTAATTCAATTACCTTGCTTATGTCTTGAGAAGATAATTTCTTTCCAATATCAAATTTTTCTGTCTCCCGATTAACTTCTTTTTCCTCTCGTCGATTATTTCGAATTTCTTTAGTTCTTGCCGTGTTGCTTTTATCTGATCGATTAAGCTCCGCATTAGTCTTTTGGGTAGCTTCGTCAATAATGGCATTACGTTTAGCGCTGTACTCCGTCTTAGATTGTTGTGTTCGCGTGCCTGAAAGTTCTCTGTTTATTTTTGCTATTTCATTATAATCTCTGGCCTCTTCCAGCGTCGTTCCCTTGTATCTCGCTGAACGCCCTGTTAGTTCACAGCGTTCGAATCCTTGTCTATTCTTGGCTTGAATATAAATGACATCCGTACTTCTAAAGTCATAGGAAATCTGAATTTTCCACTTTCCTGTTGATGCAGCTTGTTCAAACCATGCTTCTCTAATTGCAGTTTCACAAGAATAATACATATCTTCATATCTAATGCCTTCACGTGTAACGGTTGCCTCATCTTTAGGCATAAGGTGAAAGCGAACAAAATCTGATGGAAATGTGCGAAGCCCTCCGCCACGATGTGGAATCCCCCAATTCCAAAGATCAGTTGGATAGGGACTAACATGAGCAGCAATCATGTCCTTATCCATTTCATAGTAATCCATATACTTCTCCAGGTTGTGCTCTAGCACGGTTTCAATGATGCACTTAGTAAACTCATCTAAAGTCATTTTTCCATCTAATCGATAATCTTTTTCCCCACGTTCACGTTGTCGTTTGTGCACCGCTCCTGGAAGCCATTTAATAGCCTTTACATTTAGAAGATTAAACATTTGTTCTACGTAAGGCTTCCAATCCGCACGATAAGGTGCAGCATTGAGAAGAGGGGTATGGAGACCACCCACTACATTATCCGAAGCTTTACTTTTCAGTTCCGCGTTATCGGCAATAATCGCCTTTGGTAGATGATGAACAGGCCACTGTTCTTCATTGATGGAGATCCCGTATTGCTTACAATAATCGACCTTATTTTCAAATGCGTTGGCCAACGCCATGCGAGCGCCCGTCCAACTTGGTCCCTCTAATCCCACGTACATTCCAACAATTAACCTACTGAATGCATCAATCACGACGTAGATAACGGGGCGACCAATGAGCCGCGTACGATCAAATCGAGATACTAAATATACATCCCCAATCGTTGCATCGATTTGATATATCGAGCCTGGGCCAAAGTGTTCATCTATAGCCGAGTTAAGTACAGCACGACGTTTTAGATTATGTTTACGCATTCCCTCATTATTAATCGATCGTTCTCGCGCATTGTATGTTCTGTAATACCACGCTTTAAATGAAGCGAAAGTAGGCAGTTCTTCTTTTGGTGGCAGTAAGGGAATTTTATTTCCCTCTTTATCTTTTAAATCCCCTACACTAAAATATTTTGCAATCATCTCATCATAGGATTTCGGTAAAGATTTTCGTTTTTTTGGAAGATAAAACTGCTTTACTGATAAGCCAAAGATACGCTCAATATCTTCAGTAATATTAACACCTGCAGGTACATTAATCCCTTTAGAAAGCCTGGATGGCCTTCCTAACTTATTTCCGTTATGGCTTTTCTTTTTTCCTTTCCCTCCCTTACGAAAATGGGCCTGTGATACGGCACTGATCAGTTTACCACCAGCCCAATATCGACGAAGGTATTTATAATATGTCTTTGCCGTCGCCCCACTTAACTTCATATGATCACATATTGCTGCCCACCGAAGCTTTTCATTGTATATGTCTGGCTCATCAACCACCAAATCTTTTATTAGCTCCCAAGCTTTATTATTTTCTTCCTGTTTTACTGTACTTGGAGATAGTGAAGAAACATTAAATCTTACATAAGGATCAATTTGCCGTACTATTGCTGCATCCTCATTCAAGGCACTTGAAATAGCCTCAACTTGGCGCAAATGTGGAAAAAACACCTGTTCCTCAAAGGGTGAATTAAGCCGAATTACGTAGCATTCTGTATAACTAGGATTGATCCAAAGTATTCGTTCCATGTACTCCGTTTCAACCCATTCAATCAGCATACCCACGGCTATCATGAAACATTGTTCTCCTTCCCTTTGTTATTTTGCATCTCAGTTCGTTCAACATAAATACACTTTGAAGGGTGAATCCGCTTGTTCAAATCAATACTCCATCTCTTAGTAGCAATAAAATGCTGAACAGCCCATAGAGATGACCCGATTTCAAGTCCAAGCATCTCATCAACCCTTAGCGATGCTTCTGATAGCGAGTACCCATTCGGATGAATCACTTCCTTATATAAGGTAGGTTCAATTTGTTCTAACACATGTTGATTTTGATTAAACGGAGAACCTTCAAGTTGCCGACATCCATGAAACCATTCAATATTTTGTGCCATTTCTTTAGGTATTTCTTTTTCAGTAACGATGCCCCAATCTACATCTCGTTCAAACCAATACATACGTTCTAGTTCTAGCTTATCAATGGTGCGTTTAGAGGCGAGTTGATTGGAAGGAAGAACAGTTCGTGCAATCATCCGATCATTTCCATCTTGATTAACATTGATAACAAAATCTGTTGTCATAACCAGAAGTTCTTTTGTTTTAGAGTCGCTTGGATGTTTTATATTCAGCGCTACAGACAAATCGTGTGTTTTGTCGAGAGAGAGGGGATATTTTTCGCGGATGTCGCTCACATTATCAGACCATTCTAAGATATAGAAATAAAAACGCTCTAATTGAGATAAAAAGTGATGAATTCGCTCTGTTTTCCAGCCCAAAACTCTTCCCGATTGCGAATTGCTCCCCGCAAAATCTCGAACTGTGGTCCATGGCTTATAATTCTTTCCTTCCCCTTGTCCTAGTTTCGCTTTGATTTTATTTTTTGTAGTCATCGTTTGCATGTTGTCACCTCTTGGTCTTTTAATGTGCCTGTAAATAATCTTTAAATCCTTCTGGTTATGACAGCATATTAAACGTTATTCCAAGCAATTGCATTCCAATATTTTTCCAACCTAAAGATTATCCAAAAAACATATCATAATGCGATTTAATAATCTTTTCTTTTCTTTTTTGGGTGATGAATTTTCAAAAAAAGTCCATATTATTCCCTGCCAATGACCTCATATTTCATTTATGTCCATAAAATGTGATCTCCAAAACACATAAAGACAAAAAAACCCTAAACCATTGTGATTTAGGGATTACATTATTTATAACAGAGGATTATTTATGAATTTTCAGGAAAAAGTTAAAGGCATAGAGATTTTGAAAAAACTGTTCTGTATTATTGCTTTCGCAGTGCATTACAGAATTATGAAACATATCTCTCAGCTCTTTCTGAACTGTTTCCTCATCCAAATGTTTAATTATATTCGGGGGCAATGGTTGAGCATTACTAGAAAGGAATAGTAAATCCCTCCAGGTTTGTGGGAAATCAATTTTTTCTCCTTGAAGAGCATTTACAGCTCCATTTTGTTTTATTTCATCGAAAGTTAGTAAATACGCTTCAAGATAATCACTATTAGGTTTTGTACCGTGTACAAATTTCAAAACACGACCTTTAAGTGTCTTAGGTCTCACGTCTTTTCCGTATTGGAATTTCAATATATTTCTTAGTTTTTTAAGGAAAATCTTTTCTTCTTCATCGCTTAAGTTAAAAATAGCATCGCGAATATTCTGTATGTACATTTTCAACCCCCAATCTTTTCTTTAGGATTTCTCAAAATATACATCTTTACAAGACAATTCTATCCAAAAGGCCAAAAACCTCTTTTTCTATAGAATACTGTATAAAAACTGCAATTGAACATTTTCAATTTCAAAAAAATAAAGAGCCTATCGAATAGGCTCTTTACATGGTATAAGTCCAACTTCAGAAAAATAATAATATTTACTGAAGCATCCTCGGTTGTTGTACGCCAGGTTATTTTTGCAGCAAGCGATTCAAATATAAGTCTTATATTTACATAGAGTATATTACTGGGTTATACCATACGCTTTGAAGATTGGGCGCTTGGCTATCTATTATTATAATTAATAGATACTACCTTTCCCAACAATTGATACAAGAGGACAGCTAGTATCACATTTATATATTATTTATTACTTATTTTCGTAGTTGTTAATTCATTGGTCATAAAAGAGAATAATTTGTATAAATTCTTCTCATGTTTATTATGAATATTGAATGGTAATACCGTTTAGTGGAGGTGTTGTAATTGCAGTGGAAATTACACGAGGATACACGCTTTTCTACGGGATTAATCCAGTATTACTCCCGTCAATTCTTACTTCCCACTTATTTAACGAAGATTCTCCTCTCTCGTGGGATTACAAATGAAGACCTATATTATTCCTATGCTTATCCCAGTTTAGCGGATCTCCATGATCCATTTCTGTTCAAAGAAATGAGAACAGTCGTATATCGAATCTATAGGGCTATTATGAACGGCGAACGGATTAGTATTTTCGGCGATTATGATGCGGATGGAATGACATCCAGTGCGCTTCTTTATCGTGCGCTGTGCAATTTAAAAGGTAGTGTTTCAGTGATAGTCCCCACCCGCGCCGAGGGTTATGGGCTCTCAGTAGAAACTATCGAGAAAATCGCAATAGAGAATCCTTCACTAATTATCACAGTAGACAACGGTTCTAATTCGCATGCGGCTTTAGCCGCTGCGGCAGCCAAGGGAATCGATGTTATTGTAACGGATCATCACGAGATCACGGGTGAACTCCCTAAATGCTATGCTTTTATCAATCCAAAACGAAAAGATGACACCTATCCTTGTACCCACCTATGCGGAGTTGGGGTGGCCTTCAAAATTATTCAGGCGCTGTTTGCTGTGCGTAAAGATCTGGATTGGTATAAACATGCCTGGGAGTATCTGGAGCTTGTAGCCCTGGGGACGGTCGCCGATTTAATGCCGCTTGTGGGCGAAAACCGTACGCTTGTGAAACTAGGGCTCTATAAAATGAATAACGATCCTTCAGAACCATTTAAGAAACTATTTCAGCTTCTACGGATTTCAAATATTGATAGCTCCACCCTCTCTTTTCTGATTGCTCCTATATTCAATTCGGTTGGGCGCATCGGTAATCCTAATTTTGCGGTTAAGCTCTTAGCAGAGAAAATAAGTCATGAAGATGCGATCATTTTTATGATTGATCTAAACGAAAAGCGAAAATATCTAACGGATGTCCAATTTAGACAAGTTGATGAGACCATTCAGAGGCTACACCTCCATAGTCAAGATCTGATTGTTGTAGCCGATAAGCTACATGAAGGCTTGATTGGAATTTTAGCCGCTAAAATTACAGAGAAATATCAAAAGCCCACCATCGTGTTTACGGATCGTGGGAAGGGATCTGCACGGTCGGTTTCAAACACGTCGTTTTCTATTGTGGACGCCATTCAAAGTTGTAGCCAATATCTAAAGACCTTTGGCGGGCATCAGGCCGCAGCAGGGCTTTCGCTAGAGCTCAACCAGCTTCCTTCCTTTACAGCTGCGATTCAAATTGCTGCTCGAAAACAATCCATCATCCAGCCCTCTAAAATGTATCATCATGAACTCCCTATCCAGAGATTTGATGATGAACTCTTTGAGCACCATATGATGATGGAGCCGTTTGGCATCGGCAATGAGAAACCCCTTTATTCCAGTTCTGCAATTCCAAGTCATTATCGAGTGGAGCCTTTCGGCAAAAACCAAGTTCACGCTTCACTTCACTTTCATCGAAAAAAAGCTCTTGCGTTCTACAAAGCTTCTTCGTTTCCGAATGCCCAAAGTAAAGCAGTCGAATTTTTATATAGTGTAAATTCCTATCCAAGAAAAGATTTTATCGTAAACGATCTCAAGTTTTTTAACCATTAATAATTTAAAAAAAGGAAAAAACTTACAACTAAATACAATAGGAGCCGAGAAAGTCGGCTCTAAGATGATGGCGCTATACTGTCTTAGTTAATTCAGGGCAGATAGTCTTTCCTACGGGTCAGGAACATAAAGACGAGATTGGGCAAAATCCTTAGTTAATATCCACTGGGCTTTATGTGCTAATTAGAATAACAGGAACTCCAATTTAATCCTTAAATTATTTATAAATAATCATAGTAAAAAGTTTCGCCCATTTCTGAGCATAGTTCCTTAAATTTATTTTTTTGCAATTCATTTTCCTGTAAGGTACCTTTTATCGCAGAACCAAATGTTCCGCTGGTATTAACATTATTCAAGACTTTATTGATATGTTTGACAACAACTGAATTTAATTCTGCATTTTTAATGTAGAAAGGTAAATTACTTGTTTGATCATACCAAAATTGATAGTTCCATTTATCACTTGAAGCAGCTAGAATATAGCCTTCATATATTTCGAAAAATTTGTATTTTTTTAAAATCAATAAACTTTCATCCGATAATTTAGATATGAATAAAAAGATATCTTCGGTAATTAGATTTGTCCAAAAGGACTCGATTTCATCCTGTGGAATTTTATTATTTTTAAACAACCATTCTACAATTTCAAAAACTGCACTCGAGTTTCTTGATATTCTGCAAAACCTCGTAAAGTTATTTTTCCAAAACACTCTTAAAAAGCCATCGTTTCCTGAGAACTTTCTTATAATTGCAGGAGATACAGATATTATGTTCATGAACTCTCTCTGGTTATTCTCAAGAAATTGTAATAGTTTTGTTTGTATATTGGGATCTGTATGTTCAGATAAATCAATCCAAAATTGTGTGACTCTGTTGTTTTCATAATGAGATAAGGGGATTTTTTGAAATAATTTTTTAAACAATTCGTTACTCTGATCGAAGTGAGCAACACTGGGTAACGTATCTACTAAATAAGTGTAGTCATTGCTGTACTCAGCACATGTTGGATCAAAATGACGCCTTGCTACTTCAACAAATCCTTCAACTCCACTATCAACTATAAACTTCCCTAAATGGTTTTGTATAAACATCCATAGAGCTTCTACTTGAGGATAACTAATTATATCCTTTGCATGAATGCACGCATTACGCTTATTTTTCCAAAAAATTGCTTCGTTTCGTATATCTCTATATATTAGAAATGCTTGTTTCGAAGGTTTAGGCTTAACTTTTTTCTTTTCTACGTCATTATCGAAAGCTATTACTTCGTTCACTTCTATATCCCATTTATCTATTAATTTAAGATTATCTTGTATTTCTGTCCAAGTTGAATCGGATATACCAGCTGGCTGTTCTGCACGCAGCAATCGATGTTTAACTATTATCTGAAATGCTAAATAGGACAACATAAAAGCACCACGGTATGCTGAAACTTTAAAACATAAAATAGCCTCTTCCAAAAATTCCTTTGCCTCATCCTCAATGTATTGTGTCTCTAACCAATTCTCAAAAGCTAATTTCATTTTTATTTATTTCTCCTTTGATTTTTGTAATACACCGCTATCTATTCATATTAATATTCTTTATCTTAATTTAAAGTGACATTCGATAGGAAATACCAAACCGTACAAATTAAAAGTGATGTAATTTTTTTAATCACTTCAACAAAAAAAGAAGCACTACGTTTATTACGTTTTTTGTGCTTCTTTAAATACTAATTTATACAATGATTACTTATGGAAATTTAAGACCTTATCTCAACAATAGCTAAATTTTTAGGTTGGGGTATTATCATAATTAAATTCTTTCGCCAACCATTCAAAATCCAAATTGGTTTCCTCTTCCCCTTGTACTCCTGATTCTGATAAGGTTTTTACTCGAAGCAATTCTTCTCTTTCGGATAAAAGCAATTCGTAATCCTTATTTAATCTATCTATCTGAGAGAGGGCTTGCTGTAATTCCTGCATTAATTTTAAATTATTACTGTTTTCAATATTCATTTTATCCTTAATATCTTCGAGTTCTTGTTGTACTTGACGTAAATCCAGTTGAGAGGACTGAAGTTGTTTGTTTGATTCCTCACGGAATATCGATTCCCGTTCAATAAGAAGCGTATTTGTCTCTTTCTCATAATTATTAATTTTGCGGGTAAGAGTGTCATTTTCGGCCTGTAATGTATCACGCTCTTTTCTCGTCTCGCCTAAAGTTTGCGAAATCTTACCCTGCTCCTTTAACTGATTCTCATAATTCTGATTTAATCGAGTATTACTCATCTGTAATTGATTAATTTCAGAAGTAAATCCTTTAATTTGTTTATTATTAGATTTTATGAGCTTCTCAAGATCTCTTAATTTTAGGGACTGGTTTTCAATTGTCACTTTTAATTCATTCTGTTCTTCTAGCAAGTTATCATAGAGATCTTTATACTCCCCATCTGACTCTTTTTCTTTATACATTTCTGATGCATGCTCTAACATTCGAATTGCACTTTCAACGATCTCTCTGGGGTCATTTGGTAAGTCTATCTCTTTAGCATCATCAGAAGTATCATGCAAATACTCAAAATTATTACGGCTCAAATCCCCACCTTCTTTTTTGGGACTGTTATTAACTTGTGATTTGTTTAGCTTTTTATCCTCGACAGATAAAACTTGTTTGGAAATTAATTCTTTATAAATCGATTCAGGATGTTGATCAACAAATAATTCAACGAGTAATTGTTTATGCAATCCATTTTTATAAAACCGAAGAATATTAATAGTAGTATGTGTTGGGATTACATTTTTTTCATAAATCCCTTTGATATTTCGTACCACTTCATCAATTGTACGATCTGTTTTATTTGCAATAATATCCAAAGTGTTTTCCATGTAACTCAAATATGAATTCACAAATTTATTGTATAATTCGTAATAATTGCTTAGGACTTGACTTAACTTTTCACGAAGGAGAACACTATCAACTTTATTACCACTCAGCTCAAGTTTTGAAATTTTAATAGCTCTTAACAAAGAAACATTTCCGTAAATGATTTGAGAAATTTCATGATCTGAAAAATGATAGAGCAGAGCAGCATCAAGCAACTCATCTTTTATACCATATAGGCCATCCATAGAAATATATGGGTTCTTTTTAACGGAGGACCCTGTTTTTCTTTTCATATTATTCCCTCGTCTCTCGATTGATTGTTATTCTTCCTTGTTCTTTCTTCATTGAGCTAATAATATGATCTATTTCTCGGACGACTCGAACATCACTTTCAGTTCTTTTTGCATCATAAAGTACTTCTTGGGGGAGCAACTCTTTTTTCTTATTCACATGTTTACCAATCAACTTATAAATCTCTATTCGAAGCGCTGGCAGCTTTGCATAATCCAATCTTTTTATTATGATTGGCCCTATATCCGAATTTAGTACATTGGCTTGTAGTAATCCACAAATAATAAACAGAGATTTCTCATCTGATAAAGTTAATAAACTCTCCGCTAACTTTTTGTGTTGGTAAGGTTGTAATTTTGCAACATGTCTCTGTAATGTACGCTTTTCAAACTCACTACCTTCAACTAACAAACTGACATACTTTAAAAAGGACTCCTCATTCCCAAGTGAAACCATACAATTAAGAGCCTCTAAATAAAGCATGGAATTTTTGTTATTTAAGTAAGGTTTTATTTGCTCTTGGACATTTTGATTGCGGTTACCTATAAATCCGATAGTCAATAAACACTCTTGCTTTACCTTAAGGTCATTGGAGGTTTTCAACTCCGATAACACATATGAAAGAACACCTTCGCTTCTTGTATAACTCAAACCACGAATAATAGCACGCTTCTTATCTGGAAATTCTTCAAGTGCCTGAACCAATACATTTGTTGAATGAGTCATTCTTAGTGAGCCTAGTGTCTGACAAATAGGAATCAGTAAGTTATCGTCGTCTGTCTCATTTAACACTTTTTTTAGCATCGGTATAGCATCTTCCTGAAATGAACGAAGTGCGGTTGTATAAATCGGTCCCAAAGGATATTTTTCATTTTTAATGTAAAGTTCAAAGATAACTTTTACAGCACTTGTTCCAAATTCTGAAAATCTATAAGCATTTTTTATCGCATGTTCAATTAAATCAGTCCGCCTTAAATCGAGGTTATTAATTTCATTGAAAATATCTGGAATAGACTCTTTCTTCGCTATATTTAACAAGGCATCTAAGCTTCCCTTGAAATATTCTGGATCTGACATGCGTTTTAGCAATCCACTAACAGACTCTTGATCTCTAATGGAACCAGCAACCAAAATTGCGAAATTAATATGTTGACGTATAGTGGCTTTTTCTAAAATCGCTTTAATAATACGTCTACCCTTCAAACTTCTGTTCGTCAATCGATTAAGCAATTGAATGATAAGTGATTTGATTTTATCATCAGATAGGTCAAACTTACGACATTCTCTGAATAGAATAATGATTGACCTCTCTCCAAAGGATTCTATGATTCTTACAGATTCTTTCCATAATTCTCCGTTAGTCTGATATGCAATATTTTCAATTGCTTGCAAAATAGTCTGATATTCAGACTCAGTAATGTTTTCATCAAGGCTTTCAAATGAAATATCTACGTAACCTAGATTACCGTAATACTCAACTTCAACAACACCTTTATTCTCATTTAAAGAACTTGGCCCTGTCATAAAATCTAAAAATTCCGCTTCGTTTTCTTGCTCTTCTATTTCAATTTGTTTTAAAATCTCTTCCTTTAATTCCTCCTCTTCCTTATCGCTCAATACATTTTTTTCCCTATATTCCTCTGATGGTGAGATCTCCTTTTTCAAGCTATTCAGTTTATCTAGCACTTCATCAGACATCCGATCAAATAGTGACATCTGGTCTCATCTCCCTTTGTCGAATGTTTTTATTTAACGTTGCCTGACGTTCTTGGAGTTCTCTAATTTCTTCTTCCGTAAACTCATGTGATCCAATATTCACGTCGATCACTTCCGTTTCATCATTTTCAAGCCAAGCCTTTACAGCAACTTCTCTTTCAGTGTTGCAACTTACTTTTAACACTAATTTCGAGTTTATTTCTACAGGTTTTTTAAATTCGATTATGGCAGATTTCAATTTTTTAACATGTATAGATTTAGCAAAGGGAGCTGAGAAAAGTTCCAGTTGCATTCCGTTCACCGTTTTTATATCTCTCGGACCATTAACAATAAACTTATCTTGAATGATGCGCTCAAAGGGTAATTTGGTTCCTTTTTCAAGAATAGCAACTGGATCACCCCCGACGATATCAACATAGATATTATTAGGAACTGTATTTCCAATAACATTTTGTCTGTCTTTATTATCCGATACATATTCTTTATTTCCTTTTAAGGAAATCTCATTAATCCGATAATGATAAACAGCAGC carries:
- a CDS encoding Mu transposase C-terminal domain-containing protein, with the protein product MIAVGMLIEWVETEYMERILWINPSYTECYVIRLNSPFEEQVFFPHLRQVEAISSALNEDAAIVRQIDPYVRFNVSSLSPSTVKQEENNKAWELIKDLVVDEPDIYNEKLRWAAICDHMKLSGATAKTYYKYLRRYWAGGKLISAVSQAHFRKGGKGKKKSHNGNKLGRPSRLSKGINVPAGVNITEDIERIFGLSVKQFYLPKKRKSLPKSYDEMIAKYFSVGDLKDKEGNKIPLLPPKEELPTFASFKAWYYRTYNARERSINNEGMRKHNLKRRAVLNSAIDEHFGPGSIYQIDATIGDVYLVSRFDRTRLIGRPVIYVVIDAFSRLIVGMYVGLEGPSWTGARMALANAFENKVDYCKQYGISINEEQWPVHHLPKAIIADNAELKSKASDNVVGGLHTPLLNAAPYRADWKPYVEQMFNLLNVKAIKWLPGAVHKRQRERGEKDYRLDGKMTLDEFTKCIIETVLEHNLEKYMDYYEMDKDMIAAHVSPYPTDLWNWGIPHRGGGLRTFPSDFVRFHLMPKDEATVTREGIRYEDMYYSCETAIREAWFEQAASTGKWKIQISYDFRSTDVIYIQAKNRQGFERCELTGRSARYKGTTLEEARDYNEIAKINRELSGTRTQQSKTEYSAKRNAIIDEATQKTNAELNRSDKSNTARTKEIRNNRREEKEVNRETEKFDIGKKLSSQDISKVIELPRKEEDTNDILRPKTNKRDTFLNVLEDLDE
- a CDS encoding HEAT repeat domain-containing protein; the encoded protein is MSLFDRMSDEVLDKLNSLKKEISPSEEYREKNVLSDKEEEELKEEILKQIEIEEQENEAEFLDFMTGPSSLNENKGVVEVEYYGNLGYVDISFESLDENITESEYQTILQAIENIAYQTNGELWKESVRIIESFGERSIIILFRECRKFDLSDDKIKSLIIQLLNRLTNRSLKGRRIIKAILEKATIRQHINFAILVAGSIRDQESVSGLLKRMSDPEYFKGSLDALLNIAKKESIPDIFNEINNLDLRRTDLIEHAIKNAYRFSEFGTSAVKVIFELYIKNEKYPLGPIYTTALRSFQEDAIPMLKKVLNETDDDNLLIPICQTLGSLRMTHSTNVLVQALEEFPDKKRAIIRGLSYTRSEGVLSYVLSELKTSNDLKVKQECLLTIGFIGNRNQNVQEQIKPYLNNKNSMLYLEALNCMVSLGNEESFLKYVSLLVEGSEFEKRTLQRHVAKLQPYQHKKLAESLLTLSDEKSLFIICGLLQANVLNSDIGPIIIKRLDYAKLPALRIEIYKLIGKHVNKKKELLPQEVLYDAKRTESDVRVVREIDHIISSMKKEQGRITINRETRE
- the recJ gene encoding single-stranded-DNA-specific exonuclease RecJ is translated as MQWKLHEDTRFSTGLIQYYSRQFLLPTYLTKILLSRGITNEDLYYSYAYPSLADLHDPFLFKEMRTVVYRIYRAIMNGERISIFGDYDADGMTSSALLYRALCNLKGSVSVIVPTRAEGYGLSVETIEKIAIENPSLIITVDNGSNSHAALAAAAAKGIDVIVTDHHEITGELPKCYAFINPKRKDDTYPCTHLCGVGVAFKIIQALFAVRKDLDWYKHAWEYLELVALGTVADLMPLVGENRTLVKLGLYKMNNDPSEPFKKLFQLLRISNIDSSTLSFLIAPIFNSVGRIGNPNFAVKLLAEKISHEDAIIFMIDLNEKRKYLTDVQFRQVDETIQRLHLHSQDLIVVADKLHEGLIGILAAKITEKYQKPTIVFTDRGKGSARSVSNTSFSIVDAIQSCSQYLKTFGGHQAAAGLSLELNQLPSFTAAIQIAARKQSIIQPSKMYHHELPIQRFDDELFEHHMMMEPFGIGNEKPLYSSSAIPSHYRVEPFGKNQVHASLHFHRKKALAFYKASSFPNAQSKAVEFLYSVNSYPRKDFIVNDLKFFNH
- a CDS encoding heteromeric transposase endonuclease subunit TnsA; the protein is MQTMTTKNKIKAKLGQGEGKNYKPWTTVRDFAGSNSQSGRVLGWKTERIHHFLSQLERFYFYILEWSDNVSDIREKYPLSLDKTHDLSVALNIKHPSDSKTKELLVMTTDFVINVNQDGNDRMIARTVLPSNQLASKRTIDKLELERMYWFERDVDWGIVTEKEIPKEMAQNIEWFHGCRQLEGSPFNQNQHVLEQIEPTLYKEVIHPNGYSLSEASLRVDEMLGLEIGSSLWAVQHFIATKRWSIDLNKRIHPSKCIYVERTEMQNNKGKENNVS
- a CDS encoding ATP-binding protein, producing the protein MNDIKKQILADGTHAFVGNRAIARYTESLDPMHQHNVYIAALPPILSTKEAAVQLRLEPAYLESEREQAPEYRQHAVQRVSNLIQPTPNQLDLHQRISRVIRGGYVTRNPLSAEWTKQLRSAYPELKWDGEDDYTKPVLSSAATGFSIVGTSGVGKTKSVERVLAYYPQLIVHHEYNGHRFERHQIVWLKLECPYNGSIKALVFNFFQSVDVIMGTDFYRKFYKSRRSADELLPEMSLIASSLGLGVLVIDEIQRLNKAASGGAEQMLNFFVKLNNQIGVPVILIGTHKAQQILTKEFAQVRRGLSQGEMIWTPLSVDDREWEMFIKKLWKYQFTSEYTPLDDSLRDMMYDQSQGIVDIAVKLFMLIQWSLIGFAEVEKITPQLIKQTAKTHMKTAQPILDALRNGDEEKLITYGDVIPLEADLLNNFYQNQRGKLVVSGRMNTLAMQQKLESVESVGEADEELLVIQIAMNLVNMGVEQELAKACAKKALDRNGASHDIKIAMWDAFELVRVSKEEQSQPKVGRNPKSRADKNVSYSDQDLRAIYAQALSVRKPPYDALGEAGYIRNALEFYAV